In the genome of Corythoichthys intestinalis isolate RoL2023-P3 chromosome 19, ASM3026506v1, whole genome shotgun sequence, one region contains:
- the mthfd1a gene encoding C-1-tetrahydrofolate synthase, cytoplasmic, which produces MLTLLRHLTSLGHYGGRRSVATVISGNQTSKMLRERLKKEVDHLRTAKVVPGLLVLQVGNREDSNLYISSKLKAAAEVGIEASHVRLPNTVTQEELLRTIASVNEDPSVHGLIVQLPLDCIHRVDVEKITDAVSPLKDVDGLSCVNAGKLSRGELNNCFLPCTPNGCMELIRQTGVSVAGKHAVVIGRSKIVGAPMHDLLLWNHATVTTCHSKTSDIPRQVATADILVVGAGRAEMVRGDWLKEGCVVIDCGINYITDKSKPSGKRVVGDVHYASAYQRAGFITPVPGGVGPMTVAMLMQNTVLSARRVLADVSGASL; this is translated from the exons ATGTTGACGCTCTTGCGCCACCTGACATCTCTTGGTCACTACGGAGGAAGACGCTCCGTAGCGACCGTCATCTCCGGGAATCAAACTTCCAA GATGCTGAGGGAGCGGCTGAAGAAAGAGGTGGACCACTTAAGGACGGCCAAGGTGGTCCCTGGTCTGCTGGTTTTGCAG GTGGGAAACAGAGAAGATTCCAACTTGTACATCAGCAGTAAACTGAAAGCAGCAGCCGAG GTGGGCATCGAGGCTTCGCATGTGAGGTTGCCCAACACGGTGACGCAGGAAGAG TTGCTGCGAACCATCGCGTCCGTCAACGAGGACCCGTCGGTGCACGGCCTGATCGTGCAACTCCCTCTGGATTGCATCCACCGTGTGGACGTAGAGAAGATCACAGATGCCGTCTCGCCGCTCAAAGACGTGGACGG TCTGAGTTGCGTCAACGCGGGAAAGTTGTCTCGAGGGGAGTTGAACAACTGCTTCCTCCCCTGCACGCCCAACGGATGCATGGAACTCATCAGGCAGACAG GCGTGAGCGTGGCCGGGAAACACGCGGTGGTGATCGGTCGCAGTAAAATCGTGGGCGCCCCTATGCACGACCTGCTGCTGTGGAATCACGCAACCGTCACCACCTGTCACTCAAAGACGTCGGACATCCCCCGACAG GTGGCCACGGCCGACATCCTGGTGGTGGGGGCAGGGCGAGCGGAGATGGTGCGAGGCGATTGGCTAAAGGAAGGTTGCGTCGTCATCGACTGCGGGATCAATTACATCACAG ATAAAAGCAAGCCGAGCGGCAAGCGCGTGGTCGGCGACGTCCATTACGCCTCGGCCTATCAGAGGGCCGGATTCATCACGCCAGTTCCGGGAGGGGTGGGGCCAATGACTGTGGCCATGCTGATGCAG aaCACAGTGCTAAGCGCTCGGCGCGTCCTGGCCGACGTGAGCGGCGCCTCCCTCTGA